A stretch of the Phyllopteryx taeniolatus isolate TA_2022b chromosome 5, UOR_Ptae_1.2, whole genome shotgun sequence genome encodes the following:
- the LOC133478405 gene encoding LOW QUALITY PROTEIN: ETS domain-containing protein Elk-3-like (The sequence of the model RefSeq protein was modified relative to this genomic sequence to represent the inferred CDS: deleted 1 base in 1 codon): protein MDSAITLWQFLLQLLLDQSHKHLICWTSTDGEFKLLKSEEVAKLWGLRKNKTNMNYDKLSRALRYYYDKNIIKKVIGQKFVYKFVSFPEILKMDPQMVEMGLASGRFPPLQEGEAPAPDVDEEDTEAEEEAEESLRRARAVALGAQQSRNDYLRSGLYSSFSVASLQNQPELLRVLREEPRSVIRFGANDAKAEAYVSPGPPARSRSNEDGDEGEEREGDFSEQSAQPLNLSSGHRERALRPPPEKRSGGGGRSSASSSSSSSSSSCSRGDGLPARSKKPKALDISAPSLLLAGSDIGSIALNSPALPSGSLTTAFFAAQTPSGLLLAHSPLLSGIHLWSSLSPVAPLSPARRQGHASLFQFPSLINGHMPVPLPSLEGTPSSSSGTHKS, encoded by the exons ATGGACAGCGCCATCACCCTGTGGCAGTtcctgctgcagctgctgctggaCCAGAGCCACAAGCACCTCATCTGCTGGACGTCCACGGACGGAGAGTTCAAGCTGCTCAAGTCCGAGGAGGTGGCCAAGCTGTGGGGGCTGCGCAAGAACAAGACCAACATGAACTACGACAAACTCAGCCGGGCCCTGCGATACTACTACGACAAG AACATCATCAAGAAGGTGATCGGCCAGAAGTTCGTCTACAAGTTTGTCTCCTTCCCCGAGATCCTCAAGATGGACCCCCAGATGGTGGAGATGGGCTTAGCTTCCGGAAGGTTCCCCCCACTCCAGGAAGGTGAGGCCCCCGCGCCGGACGTGGACGAGGAGGACACGGAGGCGGAGGAAGAGGCCGAGGAGTCCCTGCGGAGGGCGCGCGCGGTCGCCCTG GGAGCGCAGCAGAGCCGGAACGACTACCTGCGCTCGGGTCTGTACTCGTCCTTCAGCGTGGCCTCGCTCCAGAACCAGCCCGAGCTGCTCAGAGTTCTTCGGGAGGAGCCGCGGTCCGTCATCCGCTTCGGCGCCAACGACGCCAAAGCAGAGGCCTACGTCTCCCCCGGGCCGCCCGCCCGAAGCCGGAGCAACGAGGATGGAGACGAGGGGGAGGAGCGGGAGGGGGACTTCTCGGAGCAGAGCGCCCAGCCCCTCAACCTCTCGTCCGGGCACAGGGAGCGggccctgcggcctcctcccgAAAAGAGGAGCGGCGGCGGAGGAAGaagctccgcctcctcctcgtcttcctcgtcGTCCAGTAGTTGTAGTCGAGGAGACGGACTCCCGGCCAGAAGCAAAAAGCCCAAAGCTCTGGACATCTCGGCCCCGTCCCTGCTGCTGGCGGGCAGCGACATCGGCTCCATCGCGCTCAACAGCCCGGCGCTGCCGTCCGGCTCGCTCACCACCGCCTTCTTCGCGGCGCAG ACTCCCTCCGGTCTGCTGCTGGCGCACAGTCCGCTCTTGTCCGGCATCCACTTGTGGAGCAGCCTCAGCCCCGTGGCCCCGCTCAGCCCCGCCCGGCGGCAGGGCCACGCCTCCTTGTTCCAG